A portion of the Lysinibacillus timonensis genome contains these proteins:
- a CDS encoding flagellinolysin, giving the protein MRINHNISSLNVYNKLNLANSTQYKSMEKLSSGLRISKAGDDAAGLAISEKMRAQIRGLAQEQRNMQDGISLIQTAEGGLEEIHSLLQRGRELSVQAKNDTLTDTDRESIQEEIDGIVDEVDRIANTTEFNTINLLNVTSSTDVQQERLAVEALQKYWLKNSEDLISTNFGLTADGAPLDIQFIQNSGDGRVAWVQGSYYLSGTDGRYFNQKLVLDMSDFSPVEMPNGGGSWISNDRIIAHEMVHAVMGRTTNMRDLPTWFKEGTAEFLAGADERLKVDSNNGADFATLKNEIDSWDSTSADYSAAYAAVKYLDAQLTDAGHDGIKSFFDEIKLVSEGGNGSSFDQAFTDLLGINAATFIADFKVNATLANSGIDLTDTDTGAIGGGTDHSTVPDTINADLTNPLSGFTENWPAFDEVTTSTLRLGKFINVGLTNATSKSLGIDNVNILSSTDDNISIFDGAITYVSSERAKLGAYQNRLEKAMSVASNSEENLTSAESRIRDVDMAKEVMNQTRQSILAQAAQAMLAQSNQKPQSVLQLIG; this is encoded by the coding sequence GTGAGAATCAACCATAACATTTCGTCCCTAAATGTATATAATAAATTAAACCTTGCAAACTCTACTCAATATAAATCGATGGAGAAATTATCTTCAGGTCTCCGAATTAGTAAAGCTGGAGATGATGCGGCCGGGTTAGCTATTTCTGAAAAAATGCGAGCGCAAATTAGAGGTTTAGCTCAGGAGCAACGAAATATGCAAGACGGTATTTCACTTATACAAACGGCCGAAGGCGGACTAGAGGAAATTCATTCTTTGCTACAACGTGGTAGAGAATTATCTGTACAAGCTAAAAATGATACGTTAACAGACACAGATAGAGAATCAATTCAGGAAGAGATTGATGGAATAGTTGACGAAGTTGATAGAATAGCAAATACTACTGAGTTTAATACTATCAATTTATTGAATGTTACATCCTCAACCGATGTACAGCAAGAAAGATTGGCAGTAGAAGCGCTTCAAAAATATTGGTTGAAAAATAGTGAAGACTTAATCTCAACAAATTTTGGCTTAACAGCTGATGGGGCTCCATTAGATATTCAATTTATTCAAAATTCAGGTGATGGAAGAGTAGCCTGGGTTCAAGGATCTTACTATCTTTCTGGAACAGATGGTAGGTATTTTAATCAAAAATTAGTTCTAGATATGAGTGATTTTTCCCCAGTAGAGATGCCAAATGGTGGAGGCTCATGGATTTCAAATGACCGTATTATTGCGCATGAGATGGTTCACGCAGTAATGGGAAGAACAACGAATATGCGTGATCTTCCTACTTGGTTTAAAGAAGGTACAGCAGAATTCTTAGCCGGTGCTGATGAGCGATTGAAAGTTGATTCAAATAATGGTGCAGATTTTGCAACGTTAAAAAACGAGATAGATTCTTGGGATAGTACAAGTGCTGATTACTCAGCAGCGTATGCAGCGGTGAAATACTTAGATGCACAGTTAACTGATGCTGGTCATGATGGTATCAAATCATTTTTTGATGAGATAAAGCTAGTAAGTGAAGGTGGTAACGGTAGTAGTTTTGATCAAGCATTTACAGATTTATTAGGAATTAATGCAGCAACTTTTATTGCTGATTTCAAAGTAAATGCAACACTTGCAAACTCTGGTATTGACTTAACCGATACAGATACTGGAGCAATTGGAGGGGGAACGGATCATTCCACAGTACCAGATACAATTAATGCTGATTTAACGAATCCGCTTTCGGGATTTACAGAAAACTGGCCTGCTTTTGATGAAGTAACAACATCTACTCTACGATTAGGGAAGTTTATAAATGTTGGACTAACAAATGCGACAAGTAAATCATTAGGGATAGATAATGTCAATATCTTGAGTTCAACAGATGATAATATCTCTATTTTTGATGGTGCAATTACATATGTGTCATCTGAACGTGCAAAATTGGGAGCATATCAAAATCGTTTAGAAAAAGCCATGTCAGTAGCATCAAATTCTGAAGAGAATCTGACAAGTGCAGAGTCTCGTATTCGTGATGTAGATATGGCAAAAGAAGTTATGAATCAAACAAGACAATCAATACTAGCACAGGCTGCACAAGCAATGCTTGCTCAGTCGAATCAAAAGCCTCAAAGTGTCTTACAACTAATAGGATGA
- the flaG gene encoding flagellar protein FlaG, whose product MVNRISDSGFNVSDSTALKSERIKSRDIDISLTSSNAQVNMTITENSSQENSTEETLPAEKVQQMTESLNTLLETTNTKLRYEFHEKLEKYYVTLVDSKTDQVVQEIPNKKLMDMYAAMLDFVGLFIDKKI is encoded by the coding sequence ATGGTGAATCGTATTTCTGATAGTGGTTTTAATGTTTCAGATAGTACTGCTTTAAAGAGCGAACGTATAAAAAGTAGAGATATTGATATTTCATTAACTTCTAGTAATGCACAAGTTAATATGACAATAACAGAAAATTCATCACAAGAAAACTCAACAGAAGAAACTTTACCTGCTGAAAAAGTGCAGCAAATGACCGAAAGTTTAAACACTTTATTAGAAACTACTAATACAAAATTAAGATATGAGTTCCATGAAAAGTTGGAAAAATACTATGTAACGCTAGTGGATTCAAAAACTGATCAGGTAGTTCAAGAAATCCCAAATAAAAAGTTAATGGATATGTATGCAGCTATGCTAGATTTTGTGGGATTGTTTATTGATAAAAAAATTTAG
- a CDS encoding flagellar hook-associated protein 2, producing the protein MALRISGLASGMDTETMVKELMTAERLPLDKISKKKQYTEWQRDDYRAVNRTLYDFKNLINDNLLRQSTFIKKKVSATAENDVSIKNINSVSDFSGRIRVTQLAEAATMQSTSRVVSSEADLKEKFSESMPGMTIPPYFTIHAIKEDGSSLDDGYQVNITSESTLQSVMDDINKNSGVNVIFDSFTGKLAFTAKHSGDVADVKDVDGNITTRNPEIVFSGDITFLNINSDNVAAEEVGNGTLGKNAIFNLNGLSTERNTNTFQISGYELTLKQANNSDITFSSEPDVNSILESVTKFVDEYNKIIKDLNSQIRETKYRDYEPLTDAEREELTEDQIEKWEEKAKSGTLKNDSIITSVLNQMRSALTMPVDGVLGANSLKKIGINTSTDYLAHGELSIDETKLRAAIAEDPNQIYELFAADGEKDSEIGLARRMTASLEDARSKIIEKAGSDSSVDNTFTLGRLLNNYDDQIERFEDRLEQVENRYWKQFTAMEQAIQKANSQSSYLMNMFSTGY; encoded by the coding sequence ATGGCTTTGAGAATTAGTGGCCTCGCAAGTGGAATGGATACAGAAACAATGGTTAAGGAATTAATGACGGCAGAACGTCTTCCATTAGACAAAATTTCTAAGAAAAAACAATATACAGAATGGCAAAGAGATGATTATCGTGCTGTTAACCGTACATTATATGATTTTAAAAATTTAATTAATGATAACTTATTACGACAATCTACATTTATTAAGAAAAAAGTATCAGCTACTGCTGAGAATGATGTCTCTATAAAAAATATTAATTCAGTAAGTGACTTTTCTGGTAGGATTCGAGTAACTCAACTCGCTGAAGCTGCTACTATGCAAAGTACAAGTAGAGTTGTATCTTCTGAAGCGGATTTAAAAGAGAAATTCTCAGAATCTATGCCAGGTATGACAATTCCGCCATATTTTACAATTCATGCAATCAAAGAAGACGGTTCATCGTTAGATGATGGGTATCAAGTTAACATAACGAGTGAATCAACTTTACAAAGTGTAATGGATGATATTAACAAGAACTCTGGTGTTAATGTTATTTTCGACTCTTTTACCGGAAAATTGGCTTTTACTGCTAAACATAGTGGAGATGTAGCAGATGTAAAAGATGTAGATGGTAATATAACTACAAGGAACCCTGAAATAGTGTTTTCTGGTGATATTACATTTCTAAATATCAATTCGGACAATGTTGCGGCAGAAGAGGTAGGAAACGGTACTCTTGGTAAAAATGCCATATTTAATTTAAATGGACTATCTACTGAAAGAAACACTAATACATTTCAAATTAGTGGTTATGAACTTACATTAAAACAAGCAAATAACAGTGATATCACATTCAGTTCGGAACCAGATGTAAATTCGATTCTCGAGTCGGTTACAAAATTTGTTGATGAATACAATAAGATTATCAAAGACTTAAACAGTCAAATTCGAGAGACAAAGTACCGTGATTATGAACCTTTAACGGATGCCGAAAGAGAAGAATTAACTGAGGATCAAATTGAGAAATGGGAAGAAAAGGCCAAAAGTGGTACATTAAAAAACGATAGTATAATCACTAGTGTATTAAATCAAATGCGCTCTGCTTTAACTATGCCTGTAGACGGTGTATTAGGTGCAAACTCATTAAAGAAGATTGGAATTAATACCTCAACCGATTATTTAGCACACGGAGAATTATCGATTGATGAAACTAAACTTAGAGCTGCAATTGCAGAAGATCCAAATCAAATTTATGAATTATTCGCCGCTGATGGAGAGAAGGATTCTGAAATAGGATTAGCTAGAAGAATGACAGCTTCATTAGAAGATGCTAGATCGAAAATTATTGAGAAAGCAGGTTCAGATTCATCAGTTGATAATACCTTTACACTAGGACGTTTATTAAATAATTATGATGATCAAATAGAGCGTTTCGAAGATCGATTAGAGCAAGTGGAAAATCGATATTGGAAACAATTTACCGCTATGGAACAGGCCATTCAAAAAGCTAATTCACAGTCATCTTATCTAATGAACATGTTCAGTACTGGATACTAG
- the fliS gene encoding flagellar export chaperone FliS, with protein MAMNNPYKSYQQNSVLQSSPGELTLMLYTGCLKFLNQAKKGIETKNIELKNTNIQKSQNIIRELMITLDMSVPVSNQLSLLYEYMLQRLVEANIKNDIDLIVEVEGYVIDFRDTWKQVIQMNRQKQYANSGEI; from the coding sequence TTGGCAATGAACAATCCATATAAATCATATCAACAAAATAGTGTCTTACAATCGTCTCCTGGGGAATTGACTTTAATGCTTTATACTGGGTGTTTGAAGTTTTTGAATCAGGCGAAAAAGGGAATTGAAACAAAAAATATAGAGCTAAAGAATACTAATATTCAAAAGTCACAAAATATTATACGAGAATTAATGATTACATTAGACATGTCAGTTCCAGTCTCTAATCAATTATCGTTATTGTATGAATATATGCTTCAGCGTCTAGTCGAAGCTAATATAAAAAATGACATTGATTTAATTGTTGAAGTAGAGGGATATGTTATTGATTTTCGAGATACTTGGAAACAAGTAATTCAAATGAATCGACAAAAACAATATGCTAATTCTGGTGAAATATGA
- a CDS encoding flagellin has product MRVRHNISALNTNNKLQQNNKTMSKSLERLSSGLRINSAADDAAGLSISEKMRGQIRGLEQAEHNIQDGISLVQTAESGLFDIHEQLHRARELTVQASNDTLTTKDREVIQKEIDEIKAGINDIANHTHFNNIKLLNGEKPPIGGIQGGNGRPGYNFENALSLNVDTIGSFALSTDLGYPGTEDDNNQILIYGSGSNSRPQLIIDNVSYDIKNFVSQNTVNDNGTFKTIYDINNVEVTQTVKIVNDKFEFRYNITNNSSEDRNIGFYFHMDTMLGNDDTAPFRVNGTDLTTEEGFSGSSLPDTFEVYNDSGNPDIKVMGVLKGPDILEEPSELRVGRYSDVSNALGWTDTNDSVGDSGYGLLWSNRTIVANSSFEVNTFYGMGVPPTIEDPTNIATEEGPYDISLQVGANSGNNFIVGLSDVRAAKLDIDDVEVDPIERAIEALEKIDGAIQKVSSERTKYGAYQNGLENTYANVTNTSLNLTASESRIRDVDMAKEMMKQTKDSILTQAAQAMLAQANQQPQSVLQLIS; this is encoded by the coding sequence ATGCGAGTAAGACATAATATTTCTGCATTAAACACTAATAATAAATTACAGCAGAATAATAAAACGATGTCAAAATCATTAGAAAGGTTATCATCTGGCCTTAGAATTAATAGCGCTGCTGATGATGCCGCTGGTTTATCCATATCTGAAAAAATGCGTGGACAAATAAGAGGGTTAGAACAGGCTGAACACAATATCCAGGACGGAATATCACTTGTTCAAACTGCTGAAAGCGGATTATTTGATATACATGAACAATTGCATCGTGCTAGAGAACTTACTGTTCAAGCTTCAAATGATACATTAACGACTAAAGATAGAGAAGTAATTCAAAAAGAAATTGATGAAATAAAAGCTGGAATAAATGATATTGCCAATCATACGCATTTTAATAATATAAAATTATTAAATGGTGAGAAACCACCAATTGGAGGTATTCAAGGAGGAAACGGTCGTCCAGGATATAATTTTGAAAATGCGTTGTCTCTAAATGTAGATACTATTGGAAGTTTCGCCTTAAGTACAGACTTAGGATATCCAGGAACAGAGGATGATAATAATCAAATATTAATTTATGGTTCTGGTAGTAACTCTAGACCTCAACTAATTATTGATAATGTCAGTTATGATATAAAAAACTTTGTATCTCAAAATACGGTCAATGATAATGGAACATTTAAGACTATTTACGATATAAATAATGTAGAAGTAACTCAAACTGTGAAGATTGTAAATGATAAATTTGAGTTTAGATATAATATTACAAATAATAGTTCTGAAGATCGAAACATAGGATTTTATTTCCATATGGATACAATGCTTGGTAATGATGACACTGCACCATTTAGAGTAAATGGTACTGATCTAACAACTGAAGAAGGTTTTTCAGGCAGTTCGTTGCCAGACACTTTTGAAGTTTATAATGATTCAGGAAATCCTGATATTAAGGTAATGGGTGTTCTGAAAGGTCCCGATATTTTAGAAGAACCTAGCGAGTTAAGAGTTGGTAGATATAGTGATGTTTCGAATGCGCTTGGATGGACGGATACAAATGATTCAGTAGGAGATAGTGGATATGGATTGCTATGGTCTAATCGGACAATAGTAGCTAATAGTTCATTTGAAGTGAATACCTTTTACGGAATGGGAGTTCCACCTACGATTGAGGATCCAACAAATATAGCAACAGAAGAAGGTCCATATGATATATCACTACAGGTAGGAGCAAATAGTGGTAATAACTTTATAGTTGGATTATCAGATGTGAGAGCAGCTAAATTAGATATCGATGATGTTGAGGTTGATCCTATAGAAAGAGCTATAGAGGCATTGGAGAAAATAGATGGTGCAATTCAAAAAGTATCTTCTGAACGTACAAAGTATGGTGCTTATCAAAATGGATTAGAGAATACATATGCCAATGTAACAAACACATCTCTTAACTTGACTGCATCAGAATCGAGAATTCGTGATGTCGATATGGCAAAGGAAATGATGAAACAAACAAAGGATTCAATTCTTACTCAAGCAGCACAGGCAATGTTGGCTCAAGCAAACCAACAACCTCAGAGTGTTTTACAACTTATCTCCTGA
- a CDS encoding PilZ domain-containing protein has translation MKFKRQEGFRFVFNEPIEAKFVLLSKDARVDSESLDDMDKVAYPCKILDLSPQGIKIYSDAKIGEYVLQPFQLEIHFVLDVTDIKAIGEIVWSKPFGQGKQYGVHIIDQPEIVDLIIREMKERRRKEVLLVRHR, from the coding sequence ATGAAATTTAAACGTCAGGAAGGGTTTCGGTTTGTGTTCAATGAACCTATCGAAGCGAAATTCGTTCTATTAAGTAAGGATGCTCGAGTAGATTCTGAATCCTTAGATGATATGGATAAAGTAGCGTATCCTTGTAAGATTTTAGATTTAAGTCCGCAGGGTATAAAAATTTATTCGGATGCCAAAATTGGTGAATATGTGCTTCAGCCATTTCAACTGGAGATTCATTTCGTTCTCGATGTGACTGACATAAAAGCTATAGGTGAAATCGTATGGTCTAAGCCTTTTGGACAAGGTAAGCAGTATGGGGTTCATATAATCGATCAGCCTGAAATTGTGGACTTAATCATTCGTGAAATGAAAGAACGTAGACGCAAAGAAGTGCTTTTGGTGAGGCATCGTTAA